Proteins encoded within one genomic window of Columba livia isolate bColLiv1 breed racing homer chromosome 1, bColLiv1.pat.W.v2, whole genome shotgun sequence:
- the PPP2R3B gene encoding serine/threonine-protein phosphatase 2A regulatory subunit B'' subunit beta isoform X2, with protein MKSESMRIKEISLRQDPDLRKELALLARGCDFVLPSRFKKRLKAFQQVQVQTKKEETLPPSLSQNIPTFYFPRGCPKEKVNIDAVIAKIERTFSEFPNERATLEDMGKVAKACECPLYWKGPLFYCAGGERTGYVSVHKFVAMWRKILQTCYDDAAKFVHLLMNPGCNYLVQEDFIPFLQDVVNSHPGLSFLKEAAEFHSRYITTVIQRIFYTVNRSWSGKITCNELRKSNFLQNVALLEEEADINQLTDYFSYEHFYVIYCKFWELDTDHDLYIDRKDLARHNDHAISNRMIERIFSGAVTRGRKAQKDGKISYADFVWFLISEEDKKTPTSIEYWFRCMDLDGDGALSMYELEYFYEEQCQKLDNMAIEPLPFEDCLCQMLDLVKPQYEGKITLHDLKRCKLTDVFFDTFFNIEKYLDHEQKDQFSMLRDGEGESQEVSDWERYAAEEYDILVAEEAAGDQWNDGYEAELNPVDHQKASVLKYQMEKRPFFEMPSHLAGVDLDEYDYEEDFE; from the exons ATGAAATCCGAAAGCATGAGGATAAAGGAAATTTCTTTGCGGCAAGATCCCGACCTAAGAAAGGAGTTGGCATTGCTAGCTCGAGGATGTGATTTTGTTTTACCTTCTagattcaagaagagactgaaagcTTTTCAGCAAGTCCAG GTTCagacaaagaaggaagaaactttGCCACCATCACTTAGTCAAAACATTCCAACTTTCTATTTTCCTCGAGGATGTCCTAAGGAAAAAGTGAATATAGATGCTGTGATTGCCAAAATTGAGAGAACATTCTCTGAGTTTCCAAATGAGAGGGCAACGTTAGAAGACATGGGGAAGGTTGCAAAG GCTTGTGAATGCCCACTTTACTGGAAAGGTCCTTTGTTTTATTGTGCCGGAGGTGAACGAACAGGATATGTGTCAGTTCATAAATTTGTTGCAATGTGGCGGAA aatACTTCAGACCTGCTATGACGATGCTGCAAAGTTTGTTCATCTTCTAATGAACCCTGGATGCAACTACTTGGTGCAAGAAGACTTCATTCCTTTTTTACAA GATGTGGTGAATAGTCATCCTGGCctatcatttttaaaagaagcagctgaattTCATTCTCGGTACATTACCACa GTTATACAGAGAATATTTTATACAGTAAATAGGTCCTGGTCTGGGAAAATAACTTGTAACGAACTCAGGAAAAGCAACTTTTTGCAG AATGTGGCATTATTGGAAGAGGAAGCTGATATTAACCAGCTGACAGATTACTTCTCGTATGAGCACTTTTATGTTATCTATTGCAAATTTTGGGAGCTGGATACAGACCATGACCTCTATATTGACCGGAAGGATTTAGCTCGACATAATGATCATG CAATATCAAATAGGATGATAGAGAGGATCTTCTCAGGAGCAGTAACAAG GGGTAGGAAAGcacaaaaagatggaaaaattaGCTATGCTGATTTTGTCTGGTTTTTGATATCTGAAGAGGACAAGAAGACACCAACTAG CATTGAATACTGGTTTCGCTGCATGGATCTTGATGGAGATGGTGCTTTGTCTATGTATGAATTGGAGTATTTTTATGAAGAACAATGCCAAAAATTAGATAACATGgccatagaacctttgccaTTTGAAGACTGTTTGTGCCAGATGCTGGATCTCGTGAAGCCACAATATGAAG GAAAAATTACTCTGCATGATTTGAAGCGATGCAAGTTGACAGATGTGTTTTTTGATACTTTTTTCAATATTGAAAAATACCTTGACCATGAACAGAAGGATCAGTTTTCTATGTTGCGG GATGGTGAAGGTGAAAGCCAGGAGGTCTCTGACTGGGAGAGATATGCTGCTGAAGAGTATGATATCTTGGTAGCAGAAGAGGCAGCAGGTGACCAGTGGAATGACGG